GCCCCATTGGCTTCGAAATGCGGAAAACAAGAGTTTTGTTGACTTCGAAGCGGCTAGAGAGTTCGCCAGGTCTTCTGACATTAACAAAGCAGCCGAGTGGAATAAAATAGCCAAATCCGGAAGTCTTCCGGCAAATATACCCCGTAGCCCTCGGACAGTGTACCTACATAAAGGATGGAAGGGATGGGGGGACTTTCTTGGCTCAGGCGCAACGAGCCCAGCTCAACCGAAAAATTTCGTCTGTTATGAAGAAGCAAGTCAATTTGCACAGTCTCATAAGGTCAAGTCAGCATCAAAATGGCGGATTTTATGCCAATCGGGTGATAGACCTACAAATATCCCCGCCAATCCATCAAAGGTCTATAAAAATGACTGGACTAATTGGGGAAAATTCTTGGGGAAAGATCCCACAAGGCGTGATTTGAAATTGAAGTGGTTGCCATTTAATGAAGCACGGAAAAAAGTATGGGAAATGGGCATGATGAGCAGGGAGCAATGGAGGAGAGAACGTCATAATTTACCAGAAGGAATCCCTCGTAGTCCTGAAGATGCGTATAACAACCAAGGATGGAAGGGATGGGGGGACTGGCTTGGGTTTCGAAGGCCAAAATAAACTTCGTTGTAATCGAGCCTTTCGGGCCTTTGTAATTATTGAGTCAATCCCTTTTTTAGTTGAAACTCCCGGCATGGCCGTCACGCCGCTCTCGCCGCTTTCTTCCCCGCCAGAACCCGTTTCATGATCTCACGCAGTTCCGGCAGGTGTTTATAACCACCCACTTTCTACATCGATGACCATGGATGAGTTTGAGGCTAAACAACGTTCAAGAGGACCTCATTAAAACATGAAACATTTCAACCTCACGCCATATGCGCCTTCAGTTTCCCGTCCTTGCTGAAAAAGCTTAACGCCGCCCGCTGGTCGCCGGTTATCACCACCTGAAGCAGTTTCGCGCCGTCTTTGTCGTACATTATCAGGGCCGGGTCGCCGCTGTCGTCCAGAGACAATTCCACCCGGGTGGAGCCTTTGGCGTCCGTCAGCCGGGCCGAGGGTACGCCATGGTCTTCCAGCGCCAGCTTGGCCCGTTCCCTGCCCCTCCCATCGTACAGACCCACGCCAGGGGAACCATCTTCCCTCAACGCGAAGATGGCCCTGCGCTTGCCGTCTTTGCCGTAAAATCCCATGAACGGCGCGCCGCCTTCCCGCAAGCCGAACACTCCGCGCAGTTTACCTTTTTCATCCACCAGCCGAAACTCGTCGGCGGTTACGATATTCTTGCGATCGCTCATGGGCCATCCTTTCCTTTTCGCGGCGTGAGAGCTTTTACGCCAACCGGGACAATCCGCCCGGCCCCACCATTTTAGTGCAATAAAAAGCCCTTTTTGCGCCCAATCCCGACAATCGGTTATAATAGTGGAAATCCATCTACTGGAGTAAAAACGTAGAATGAAAAGCAAGGCGTTAATTCTTGCCGGGATAATAGCCATATCTTCATTTGCGTGCGCCACCGAGAGACAAGAGCGGTCGGCCATCACGGGCGCGGCGCTTGGCGCGGGCGCTGGGGCCATAATCGGCCACCAGTTCGGCGAAGGCGGCAGAGACACTGGCGCCCTGATAGGCGGCGCATTGGGCGGGGCCACAGGGCTAATGTATGGCCAGGAAGAAGACGCGAGACTGCAACAGCAAAGCGGAGCACCGGGGCCAAGAGGCTACCAAGGCAGGCCTGTTCCGCCAGGTCCAGGCCCCAGGGGGCCACAAGGCGGCGGGGATGATTTCCGGAACCCTTACAGAATGCCCTCTCCCCAGTATTGCCGGGGCCAGTGGGTGTGGGATCCGGGCGCAGGTTACTGGCAGTGCAGGTAAGTTTCATCTATTGACCGCGTCTTACAAAGCAAAGCAGGGGCTTGGGTTTACGCCTTGCCCCTGCGGCTCCTTTAAATGCCTTCCCACGGCGCCATGAAGGGGCTTTCGTTGTGAAAAAAAACCGAGAACTGGCCATAATCCAAAAGGTTGAACGGCTTTTTGGCCCCCAAACGGTCAAACTCAAAAACCTGTCCATCGGCATAGGTGACGATTGCGCCGCGTTCCGCCCACCGCCGGGAAAAGAAGTTCTCGTCACCACCGATTCGCTGGTGGAAAACGTCCATTTCCGCCAAGCGGGCCTGGATAGCCGGTTGTTGGGTATAAAAACCGCCATGGTCAATCTTTCAGACATTGCATCCATGGGCGGAACGCCAAAATACGCACTGCTGTCCATCATTCTGCCCGGTCATTTGGAAGAGCGATGTATAAACCAATTTCTGGCCGGGTTCCGATTTGCGCTGGATAAGTATAACTGCGGGGTTATCGGGGGGAATGTCTCATCTGGTAAAGAGGCTTCTTTCACGGTAACGGCCATTGGCGAGGTGGATAAGCGGCTGACGCTGAAACGAAACGGAGCAAGGGCGGGAGAACACATTTTTATCACCGGAACCCCCGGCGATTCGGCTCTGGGGTTTGAGGTATTAAATCGTAGAGGTAAAACACTGACTAAAGACGAAAAATACCTCGCCCGCCGCCATATGGCCCCCACCGCCCGGGTGGAATGGGGCCAAATAATAGCCAAAGAGCGGCTAGCCTCGGCCATGATAGATGTTTCCGATGGCGTGGGGCTGGACCTTGAACGGATGATGAAAGCTTCCAGCGCAAGGGCCGAGGTTTTTCTGGACAGGTTCCCCATGTCAGCTCCGGCGCGGAGGCTTCTTGAAAAACAAGGCCCTGGGTTGTGGCAAAAAATCCTTTCCGGCGGGGAGGACTATGAGCTTATCTTCACCGTGCCGCAGGGCAGATTGAAAAAAACAGCCCGGCTAATCCGGGAAAAAAGGCTGACAGCCACCTGCATAGGTCAGGTTTTGAATGGAAAACCAGGAGTGGCGTTCTTCGATGGAATGGGGAGAAAAGTGGAGTTAAAAAATAAAGGTTACCTCCATGGATCCATTTGAAATATCCTGAAATAGGCAATCTCAATGGCTAATCAAAATATTTCAACTATATAGGCAATACACATCATATTGTGGTCAAGGTAGCGGTTTGTTCTATATGCAGTCTTTAATCTTTACAGTACCCGGTGGAAGTGGTACCCTTTCCCAAGTTCAAAGGGTCAGGTTTTGCCCAAGCGGAAACGCTGGGCGAACCGGTGGTGAGGGGGGTGAAGGGGTGTTTTCCTCCCCAGGCGCTTCTACGGAACAGCGGATAAATAGGAGGCGGTTGCCCGATGTATTTTAAAAGCATCGAGATGCGCGGGTTCAAATCTTTCGTGGATGAAACCCGGCTGGTGTTCGAGCCCGGAATTACGGTCATCGTGGGCCCCAACGGGTGTGGCAAAAGCAACATAGCCGACGGCATCCGGTGGGTTCTGGGCGAACAGTCCGCCAAGATGATGCGCGGCGTGAAGATGGAGGATTTCATCTTCAACGGCTCTTCCAGCAGGAAAGCCACGGGTTTTGCCGAGGTGAGCCTCACCATATCCAACGCCGACGGGATAATCTCCACCCATCCTTATTCCGAATATAGCGAAGTGACCGTCACCCGCAAGCTTTACCGCACGGGCGAATCGGAGTATTTCATAAACAAGGTTCCTTGCCGTCTGAAAGACATAGTGGACGTTTTCCTGGACACCGGCGTCTCCACCCGGGCGTTTTCGATAATCGAGCAGGGGCAGGTGACCAAACTGATCAACTCCAAGCCGGAGGAGCGGCGGTTCATAATTGAAGAAGCCGCCGGGGTGATGAAATACAAACACCGGCGTAACGCCGCCCTGAACAAACTGGAGGCCAGCCAGCAAAACCTCCTGCGCATCCAGGACATTTTGGGGGAACTGGAGCGCCAGCGGAACTCCCTGCATCGCCAGGCCAAGAAGGCGGAGCGATACAAGGAGTTCAAGACAGAGATAAAAGCCAGCGCCCTGGTGTGTTTCGCTTCGGAATTCCAGGGATATGTGTCGGAGTTGTCGGAAGTGTCTTCCCAGCTTACCGCCGAGCGGGAGAAGGAAGCCATCATTTCTGCGGAGCTTTCCACCCGCCGCAACGATTCGGAGACTTTGGCCGCGCAGATAACCCGGGAAGAAAAATCCCTGTCGGAACTCAGGGAGGAGCGGCAAACCATAACCTCCTCCATCGAGCGCAACGACCATCACCGGGGCTTGCTCTCCCGCCAGTCGGAAGACCTGGCCGCCGCCAATGACAACGCGTTAAGGGAAATCACCCAGCTTGAGGGGGAGGTTGTCACCGTAGATGAAACGTTGACCTTGCGCCACGGCGAGAGGGAAACCATCTCCGGCGAGATCGGCTCCATAGAGGGGCTTTTCTCCGGTTTGAAGGAGACCGCCAACGGAGTGCGTTCCACCCTGGCCTCAAAACAGGAGGAGTTCGGGCGGGCCACTCGCGATTCTTTGAGGATATTAGAAGAGATCGGCAAGAGCCGGGACAGGCTGTCGTCCATCCGGGCGCGGATGGAAATGGCGTCTGGCCAGGTGGAGAGCCTGGCCGCCCGGGAGGGGGAAGCTTCCTCCACCATCGCCGCCATCTCGGCCAAAATAGAGTCTTTAACTGAAGAACTCGGAAAGCTCACCGGGCAGATCACCTCCGGGAAAGAGAACAACGCCGCCATCCGTGAAAAGCTGAAGGCCGCCGAAACAGAATTGAAAGCCGCCGAAGAGCTTGTGCGCTCCGTGGAGAGCGAGTTTACCCGTCAAACCTCCCGGCTCGACTCGTTGAAGGAACTGGACAGGAACCTGGAAGGGTTCGGCGAGGGTGTCCGAAAGCTTATGAAGAAGAAAATGGAGGGTAGCGGCGCCCTCTCCGGGGTGCGTGGATTGCTGGCCGATGGTGTGCGTGTGGCGCCGGAGTTCGAGGCGGCCCTGGGCGCCATTCTTGGCGACAAGCTGGAGGCGGTTATCACGGAGAACTCGTCGTCGGCCCTGTCCGCCATTGGCGAAATGAAAAACACCAATATGGGCCGGGCCAGCTTCCTGGCGCCGGACATATCCCCAGCCTTGGGGGTGGAACCGCATTCTGTCCGGCATCCTTCGTTTGTGGGATGGGCGAAAGACATCGTAACCCTGTCCGCCGGTGTGCCAGCTCAGGTGAATCACATTTTGTCCGGCGTGGCCATCGCCCGGGACCTTGTGGGGGCCATGGAGATTCGCCAGTCCGCTACCGCGCCTATCACCGTTGTAACCCTTGAAGGAGACGTGGTGGAGGCTTCCGGCGTGGTCAGCGGCGGATCGCCCAAGGCCACGGCGGGGGCGGGAATCGTGGCCCGCAAGAGGATGATTGAAGAGCTGGAGGCTTCCATAAGGGAAGTGGAGTCGAAAAAATCCGCCGCTATCGAAAAACGCGCCATGGCGTCGCAGGCCGTGGGCGCGGCGAAAGAAGAGCTTGCCGCTTCCGAAGAGGCTTTGCGGAAACTGGAGATGGGCAATTACGAAGTCTCAAGGGAGCTCCAGCGGGAAGAGGCCGAGAAACGCCGGGCGGAAAGCCAGCTGGCTTCATTGAAAGCTCAAAGGGAGCCGGTATTGGCGGAGCGCGAAAAGCTGTCCGCCAGTGAAGTGGAGATTACCGCCTCCATGGACCAGGTGTCGGCGAAGAAAGACGAGCTGGAAGCGCAGGCCACGGCCTTGCAGGCGGAAATTGAACAGCTCCGCAAGAACCTGGAGGAAACCAGCGCGTCCCTCACCCGTGAAGAGGTGCGGCTTACCGAAGCCCGAGGCAGGCTTAATAACGTACAGGCCGATTTGAAACGGCTTGAAGGCGCCAGGGCCGATCTTGGGAACCGTCTTGCCAGGCTGAAAGACTCCATCGGCGGGTTTGGCGCCAAACAGGAAGAGATAAAACGCTCCATGGACACTCTGTTGAGCGAAAACGCCGACAGTTTGCGGAAGAAAGACAGCCTGACCCAGGAGATAAACCAGATGGCCGAGGCCATCGAGGAGAAAGTGGCCGCCAAAACCGGGCTGGAGCAAACCGCCCGGGAGATGGAACGGGCGCTGGAAGAATGCAGGGGGCTGGTGAACTCGCTGTCCATTCGCAACAGCGAACTGGAGCTGAGGCTGGAGAACGTTATAGAGAAAGCCGACGTGGAGTTTAACATCCCCATAGATGACATGAGGAACACATCGTTGGAGGGGGTGGACCTTGAAGAGGGTACCCGGCGGCTTGCGTTCCTGCGGAGCGAGCTTTCCCGTATTGGGGATGTGAACATGAGCGCACTGGAGGAGTACGAGGAGGTGAACGGCCGGTTCGAGCA
This DNA window, taken from Nitrospinota bacterium, encodes the following:
- a CDS encoding glycine zipper 2TM domain-containing protein translates to MKSKALILAGIIAISSFACATERQERSAITGAALGAGAGAIIGHQFGEGGRDTGALIGGALGGATGLMYGQEEDARLQQQSGAPGPRGYQGRPVPPGPGPRGPQGGGDDFRNPYRMPSPQYCRGQWVWDPGAGYWQCR
- the thiL gene encoding thiamine-phosphate kinase is translated as MKKNRELAIIQKVERLFGPQTVKLKNLSIGIGDDCAAFRPPPGKEVLVTTDSLVENVHFRQAGLDSRLLGIKTAMVNLSDIASMGGTPKYALLSIILPGHLEERCINQFLAGFRFALDKYNCGVIGGNVSSGKEASFTVTAIGEVDKRLTLKRNGARAGEHIFITGTPGDSALGFEVLNRRGKTLTKDEKYLARRHMAPTARVEWGQIIAKERLASAMIDVSDGVGLDLERMMKASSARAEVFLDRFPMSAPARRLLEKQGPGLWQKILSGGEDYELIFTVPQGRLKKTARLIREKRLTATCIGQVLNGKPGVAFFDGMGRKVELKNKGYLHGSI
- the smc gene encoding chromosome segregation protein SMC, translated to MYFKSIEMRGFKSFVDETRLVFEPGITVIVGPNGCGKSNIADGIRWVLGEQSAKMMRGVKMEDFIFNGSSSRKATGFAEVSLTISNADGIISTHPYSEYSEVTVTRKLYRTGESEYFINKVPCRLKDIVDVFLDTGVSTRAFSIIEQGQVTKLINSKPEERRFIIEEAAGVMKYKHRRNAALNKLEASQQNLLRIQDILGELERQRNSLHRQAKKAERYKEFKTEIKASALVCFASEFQGYVSELSEVSSQLTAEREKEAIISAELSTRRNDSETLAAQITREEKSLSELREERQTITSSIERNDHHRGLLSRQSEDLAAANDNALREITQLEGEVVTVDETLTLRHGERETISGEIGSIEGLFSGLKETANGVRSTLASKQEEFGRATRDSLRILEEIGKSRDRLSSIRARMEMASGQVESLAAREGEASSTIAAISAKIESLTEELGKLTGQITSGKENNAAIREKLKAAETELKAAEELVRSVESEFTRQTSRLDSLKELDRNLEGFGEGVRKLMKKKMEGSGALSGVRGLLADGVRVAPEFEAALGAILGDKLEAVITENSSSALSAIGEMKNTNMGRASFLAPDISPALGVEPHSVRHPSFVGWAKDIVTLSAGVPAQVNHILSGVAIARDLVGAMEIRQSATAPITVVTLEGDVVEASGVVSGGSPKATAGAGIVARKRMIEELEASIREVESKKSAAIEKRAMASQAVGAAKEELAASEEALRKLEMGNYEVSRELQREEAEKRRAESQLASLKAQREPVLAEREKLSASEVEITASMDQVSAKKDELEAQATALQAEIEQLRKNLEETSASLTREEVRLTEARGRLNNVQADLKRLEGARADLGNRLARLKDSIGGFGAKQEEIKRSMDTLLSENADSLRKKDSLTQEINQMAEAIEEKVAAKTGLEQTAREMERALEECRGLVNSLSIRNSELELRLENVIEKADVEFNIPIDDMRNTSLEGVDLEEGTRRLAFLRSELSRIGDVNMSALEEYEEVNGRFEHMKNQHADLVASIANLRKTIESINETTAEMFNETFKVVSANFENVFKRLFGGGRAEMRLVQEEGQAEPGLEIFVQPPGKKVQNLNLLSAGEKAMTAISLLFAVFMTKPSPFCLLDEVDAPLDEANIFRFRDMLMEMKKNTQFIIITHNQKTMSFAERMYGITQEEEGVSKILSVNLVDHRPEEELELTAA